Proteins from a genomic interval of Pararge aegeria chromosome 26, ilParAegt1.1, whole genome shotgun sequence:
- the LOC120635001 gene encoding uncharacterized protein LOC120635001 → MQCCVPFCRNTTDNVSTSEGKAEFTFFRFPVEVSRRAAWLKALGKRDTQVPISAMVCSEHFLDDEMHETEGGLRLIYTSAIPSTVQVCMICLDTDVKLLLISKHNLEEAYIQLTGFPMYDARNLKKTVCVLCAQKLGNFRSFGFKCLLARTLMMTLAEKNKLITKQHITRIRHLQVKKFVRTTPKPDHCDLHIVEPDVNEVIITGETVNEDDDVVIVENEKNYDTVANDDCDMSITFSELIADHDHLNNDFHTALEARKYRAASSSVRSEDTGMHDCLNHEMGRDNYSSDDDSSMDQNSEYDAEFLVNKNGSVPDIIEEYKREIQSRIPGFSTGCTYSAEIAPTDIITTQQAQTTQSGGATQQSVTTQNAVTNQQAVTTQNALKPQEAQTTRQAVRTRQAVITRHALRTRQAITTQNAVTNQQAVTTQQAVSTQNAVTNQQAETTQHAVTTQNAVTNQQAVTTQNAVTNQQAVTTQNAVTNQQAVTTQNAVKTQEAQTTQNAVTNQQAETTQHAVTTQNAVINQQAVTTQNAVTNQQAVTTQNAVTNQQAVTTQNEVKTQEAQTTQNAVTNQQAVTTQQAVSTQNAVTNQQAETTQHAVTTQNAVTNQQAVTTQNAVTNQQAKTTRQAVRTQQDGAIQRPVKTQQDGEIQVSVTAQKAVKIQNAVTNQQAVTTQHAVTTQNAVTNQQGVTTQNAVTTQQAVTTQNAVKTQEAQTTQQALRTQQAITTLNAVTSQQAQTTQLAVRTQQDGAIQRPVKTQQDGEIQVSVTAQQTVTTQNAVTNQQAVTTQHAVTTQNVVTNHQAVTTQHAVTTQNAVTNQQAVTTQNAVTNQQAVTTQNAVKTQVAQTTQQAVTTQNAVKTQEAQTTQQAVTTQNAVKTQEAQTTQQAVRTQQAITTENAVTTRRAVRTQQDGAIQRPVKTQQDGGIQVSVTAHHQPTRTQQVITLTITQNVVATQEARTIRIAGTNQQAARTQQAARTQKAARTQKAVTTQRAVTTQRAVTTQRAVTTQRAVATQQAVKTQQAVTTQQAVTTQQAVRTQQAVRTQQAVKTKQTTIARKPDTTRKISGLHQSCDTNKKPKHDMYRITACAVKLYDVFGPNPSARKRQAIPIRDSQKAAISTTPASTTENSMEAGTQSSARRGNGEDKFCRSKNAPTRDVPQAKKRKTAQFCIDQNNDTSSEKHQLASRNEIVSIPSRPNTSTTKYFNSGIKSELNSSTENPLNIKKETFTSADRCNTLNRRNPVVTHIKTRTHTNTKGTKMFNCKDCQFKTKHKNYLKVHMRTHTVEKLYSCKLCRCYNISKSQLVEHMKMHTGEKPYSCDLCKYKSVSNSHLVIHMRTHTGEKPFSCELCNYKNATNSGLKKHMRTHTGEKPISCELCNYKSSYKNQLVIHMRTHTGEKPYSCDLCKYKSVSKGLLVIHMTTHTGKKSFSCEFCNYKNATNSGLMRHKRTHTGEKPFSCHLCKFKGVSKFYLAIHMRTHTGEKPYSCDLCQFQSACKSRLAEHMITHIGKKRHSCKLCKYKSFWRRDLVKHMRKHTGEKPFCCKFCKHKSVSSSDLVKHTRTHTGEKPYTCKLCDRKFSLNCVLAKHMKTHTNKLCNFKSLTNSG, encoded by the exons GTTTGCATGATATGCCTAGATACCGACGTAAAGCTGTTACTTATAAGTAAACACAATTTGGAAGAAGCTTATATCCAGTTAACGGGATTTCCT ATGTATGATGCACGTAACCTGAAGAAAACAGTCTGCGTACTATGTGCTCAGAAATTAGGAAACTTCAGAAGTTTTGGATTCAAGTGCTTACTAGCCCGTACGTTGATGATGACCTTagctgaaaaaaataaattg ATTACAAAACAGCATATAACACGTATAAGACACctacaagtaaaaaaatttgTGCGAACTACTCCAAAACCTGACCACTGCGACTTACATATTGTTGAACCTGATGTAAACGAAGTGATAATTACAGGGGAAACGgttaatgaagatgatgacgtAGTCATAGTGGAAAATGAGAAGAATTATGACACTGTGGCAAATGATGATTGTGACATGTCTATTACGTTTAGTGAACTTATTGCAGATCACGACCACCTGAATAATGATTTTCACACAGCCCTAGAAGCCCGGAAGTATCGAGCGGCTTCTAGCTCTGTGCGTTCAGAAGACACGGGAATGCACGATTGTTTAAATCACGAGATGGGCCGTGACAACTACAGTAGTGATGACGATTCGAGCATGGATCAG aACAGTGAATATGATGCTGAATTTCTTGTAAACAAAAACGGCAGCGTGCCTGACATCATCGAGGAGTACAA GCGAGAAATTCAGAGTCGGATACCGGGATTCTCAACGGGCTGTACATACAGTGCTG AAATCGCCCCAACCGACATCATAACAACCCAACAAGCCCAAACAACCCAAAGTGGCGGGGCAACCCAACAATCTGTAACAACCCAAAATGCGGTAACAAACCAACAAGCCGTAACAACCCAAAATGCGTTAAAACCCCAAGAAGCACAAACAACCCGACAAGCCGTAAGAACCCGACAAGCCGTAATAACCCGACATGCCTTAAGAACCCGACAAGCCATAACTACCCAAAATGCAGTAACAAACCAACAAGCCGTAACAACCCAACAAGCCGTATCAACTCAAAATGCGGTAACAAACCAACAAGCCGAAACAACCCAACATGCCGTAACAACTCAAAATGCGGTAACAAACCAACAAGCCGTAACAACCCAAAATGCTGTAACAAACCAACAAGCCGTAACAACCCAAAATGCTGTAACAAACCAGCAAGCCGTAACAACCCAAAATGCGGTAAAAACCCAAGAAGCCCAAACCACTCAAAATGCGGTAACAAACCAACAAGCCGAAACAACCCAACATGCCGTAACAACTCAAAATGCGGTAATAAACCAACAAGCCGTAACAACCCAAAATGCTGTAACAAACCAACAAGCCGTAACAACCCAAAATGCTGTAACAAACCAGCAAGCCGTAACAACCCAAAATGAGGTAAAAACCCAAGAAGCCCAAACCACTCAAAATGCGGTAACAAACCAACAAGCCGTAACAACCCAACAAGCCGTATCAACTCAAAATGCGGTAACAAACCAACAAGCCGAAACAACCCAACATGCCGTAACAACTCAAAATGCGGTAACAAACCAACAAGCCGTAACAACCCAAAATGCGGTAACAAACCAACAAGCCAAAACTACCCGACAAGCCGTAAGAACCCAACAAGACGGAGCGATCCAGCGACCCGTAAAAACCCAACAAGACGGAGAAATCCAAGTATCTGTAACAGCCCAAAAAGccgtaaaaattcaaaatgcggTAACAAACCAACAAGCCGTAACAACCCAACATGCCGTAACAACTCAAAATGCGGTAACAAACCAACAAGGCGTAACAACCCAAAATGCGGTTACAACCCAACAAGCCGTAACAACCCAAAATGCGGTAAAAACCCAAGAAGCCCAAACAACCCAACAAGCCTTAAGAACCCAACAAGCCATAACAACTCTAAATGCGGTAACAAGCCAACAAGCCCAAACAACCCAACTAGCCGTAAGAACCCAACAAGACGGAGCAATCCAACGACCCGTAAAAACCCAACAAGACGGAGAAATCCAAGTATCTGTAACAGCCCAACAAACCGTAACAACTCAAAATGCGGTAACAAACCAACAAGCCGTAACAACCCAACATGCCGTAACAACTCAAAATGTGGTAACAAATCATCAAGCCGTAACAACCCAACATGCAGTAACAACCCAAAATGCGGTAACAAACCAACAAGCCGTAACAACCCAAAATGCGGTAACAAACCAACAAGCCGTAACAACCCAAAATGCGGTGAAAACCCAAGTAGCCCAAACAACCCAACAAGCCGTAACAACCCAAAATGCGGTAAAAACCCAAGAAGCCCAAACCACCCAACAAGCCGTAACAACCCAAAATGCGGTAAAAACCCAAGAAGCCCAAACAACCCAACAAGCCGTAAGAACCCAACAAGCCATAACAACTGAAAATGCGGTAACAACCCGACGAGCCGTAAGAACCCAACAAGACGGAGCAATCCAACGACCCGTAAAAACCCAACAAGACGGAGGAATCCAAGTATCTGTAACAGCCCATCATCAACCAACAAGAACCCAACAAGTCATAACTTTAACCATAACCCAAAATGTGGTAGCAACCCAAGAAGCCCGAACAATCCGAATCGCCGGAACAAACCAACAAGCCGCAAGAACCCAACAAGCCGCAAGGACCCAAAAAGCCGCAAGAACCCAAAAAGCCGTAACAACCCAACGAGCCGTAACAACCCAACGAGCCGTAACAACCCAACGAGCCGTAACAACCCAACGAGCCGTAGCAACCCAACAAGCCGTAAAAACCCAACAAGCCGTAACAACTCAACAAGCTGTAACAACCCAACAAGCTGTAAGAACCCAGCAAGCTGTAAGAACCCAGCAAGCTGTAAAAACCAAGCAAACAA CTATCGCCAGAAAACCTGATACAACCCGGAAGATCAGCGGACTCCACCAATCATGTGATACCAACAAAAAACCCAAACACGACATGTACAGGATAACAGCTTGTGCGGTCAAGTTGTATGATGTATTTGGGCCAAATCCATCGGCAAGAAAGAGACAAGCTATACCGATTCGTGACAGTCAGAAGGCAGCCA tctcTACCACACCAGCCTCTACGACCGAGAATAGTATGGAAGCGGGCACGCAATCGTCTGCTAGGCGAGGCAATGGCGAGGACAAGTTTTGTCGTTCAAAAAATGCCCCGACGCGAGATGTTCCGCaggcaaaaaaaagaaaaactgcaCAGTTTTGTATCGACCAGAATAATGATACTTCATCTGAAAAGCATCAGTTAGCGAGTAGGAATGAAATCGTCTCCATACCTAGTAGGCCGAATACATCAACAACTAAGTATTTCAATAGTGGCATTAAATCAGAATTAAATAGTTCAACAGAGAATCCTTTAAATATTAAGAAAGAAACATTCACTAGCGCCGATCGTTGTAATACGTTAAACAGAAGAAATCCCGTAGTAACACATATAAAGACTCGAACGCATACTAACACTAAAGGAACCAAGATGTTCAATTGCAAGGATTGCCAGTTTAAAACTAAACAcaagaattatttaaaagtgCACATGAGAACTCATACTGTGGAAAAGCTGTACTCTTGTAAGTTATGCAggtgttataatattagtaaaagcCAATTGGTGGAACACATGAAAATGCACACTGGTGAAAAGCCGTATTCTTGTGATTTATGCAAATATAAAAGTGTTTCTAATAGTCATTTGGTGATTCACATGAGAACCCACACTGGTGAAAAGCCGTTTTCTTGTGAGTTATGCAATTATAAAAATGCTACGAATAGTGGCTTAAAGAAACACATGAGAACGCATACTGGCGAAAAGCCGATTTCTTGTGAGTTATGCAATTATAAAAGTAGTTATAAAAATCAGTTGGTGATTCACATGAGAACGCACACTGGTGAAAAACCGTATTCTTGTGATTTATGCAAATATAAAAGTGTTTCTAAAGGTCTGTTGGTGATACACATGACAACGCACACTGGTAAAAAGTCGTTTTCTTGTGAGTTTTGCAATTATAAAAATGCTACGAATAGTGGCTTAATGAGACACAAGAGAACTCACACTGGTGAAAAGCCTTTTTCATGTCATTTATGCAAATTTAAAGGTGTTTCTAAATTCTACTTGGCGATTCACATGAGAACGCACACTGGTGAAAAACCGTATTCTTGTGATTTATGCCAATTTCAAAGTGCTTGTAAAAGTCGGTTAGCAGAACACATGATAACTCACATCGGTAAAAAGCGTCACAGTTgcaagttatgcaaatataaaagtttttggaGAAGGGATTTAGTGAAACACATGCGAAAGCACACTGGTGAAAAGCCTTTTTGTTGCAAGTTTTGCAAACATAAAAGTGTTTCGAGCAGTGACTTAGTGAAACACACGAGAACGCACACCGGTGAAAAGCCTTATACTTGTAAGTTATGCGATCGAAAATTTTCACTGAATTGTGTCCTAGCGAAGCACATGAAAACACATACTAACAAGTTgtgcaattttaaaagtttaacgaATAGTGGCTAA